A window of Nitrospirota bacterium contains these coding sequences:
- a CDS encoding type II toxin-antitoxin system RelE/ParE family toxin has protein sequence MKFTYDFAEIKGKIPMIEFLESLSVRERAKIFAYIDKLVELKNSGMQPKEKLSKYLTDGIFELRVSFESRISRSFYFYEAEKKIIFTHGFVKKEQRTPKKEFERAITIRKALRGAK, from the coding sequence ATGAAATTTACCTATGATTTTGCTGAAATCAAAGGCAAGATTCCAATGATAGAGTTTTTGGAGAGCTTATCTGTCAGGGAGCGTGCTAAAATATTTGCATATATAGATAAGCTGGTCGAACTAAAAAACAGTGGGATGCAGCCGAAAGAAAAGCTGTCCAAGTATCTAACTGACGGAATATTCGAGCTGAGAGTAAGTTTCGAGAGCAGGATTTCAAGAAGTTTTTATTTTTATGAAGCTGAGAAGAAAATCATTTTTACACACGGCTTTGTGAAAAAAGAACAAAGAACCCCGAAAAAAGAATTTGAGAGGGCAATTACAATTAGAAAAGCCTTGAGAGGTGCTAAATGA
- a CDS encoding undecaprenyl-diphosphate phosphatase, with protein MIDTEVIKAAVLGVVEGVTEFLPISSTGHLILAGDMLGFTGETAKTFEVFIQLGAILSVVWLYRAKVASSIKGIGTQKTNRFLLNLLIAFLPAAFFGLLTHSFIKRYLFKPFTVAVALIIGGIVILVIERVVKKAVVTDVDEVSYKQALGIGMAQTLSLFPGVSRAGATIMGAMCFGLERKVATEFSFFLAIPTMFAATLFDLLKSFHSLAAADLPLFAVGFIISFFSALIVIKAFLGFVTKHTFDSFAVYRIVFGAVVLFYYL; from the coding sequence ATGATAGATACAGAAGTTATTAAGGCTGCGGTACTTGGTGTAGTTGAAGGCGTTACCGAGTTTCTACCCATCTCCTCAACAGGCCATCTCATTCTTGCCGGGGACATGCTCGGTTTTACCGGGGAGACGGCGAAAACCTTCGAAGTGTTTATTCAGCTTGGCGCGATCCTGTCTGTTGTTTGGCTGTACCGCGCGAAGGTAGCATCTTCCATAAAAGGAATAGGCACGCAAAAGACAAACCGCTTTCTGCTGAACCTGCTGATAGCATTTCTTCCTGCCGCGTTTTTCGGGCTCCTCACGCACTCATTTATAAAGCGCTATTTGTTTAAACCCTTCACGGTTGCTGTAGCGCTGATCATCGGCGGCATTGTAATTCTTGTCATCGAACGGGTTGTGAAAAAAGCAGTTGTGACCGACGTGGATGAGGTCTCGTATAAACAGGCATTGGGTATCGGCATGGCGCAGACCCTGTCGCTTTTTCCGGGGGTTTCCAGGGCGGGCGCTACAATAATGGGCGCCATGTGCTTCGGCCTGGAGCGGAAGGTAGCCACTGAGTTCTCCTTCTTCCTCGCCATCCCCACAATGTTTGCCGCGACTTTATTTGACCTGTTGAAAAGCTTTCACAGTTTAGCGGCGGCAGACTTGCCCCTGTTTGCCGTCGGCTTCATCATATCTTTTTTCTCGGCGCTGATCGTTATAAAGGCGTTCCTTGGATTTGTTACAAAGCACACCTTTGACTCCTTCGCAGTATACCGCATTGTCTTCGGCGCTGTAGTGCTTTTTTATTATCTGTAA
- a CDS encoding clan AA aspartic protease, with translation MVLKVEKIILAAMLSLFFILPANAGDTVRQGKSRVYTNEDLEKYNDAPSASTPAEKPETYDYRQGPDGPKDAESAQKKFVVPYSGGARRIIIPVTFNRRVTANMLLDTGAPGMHISYRLAERIGLVDDRESILWVMIGGIGGTVPAIFTIVDSIRVGEAEDNFIPTYVSPQISSEFDGLIGMDFMANYSMKVDTNKRVVIFEEIPENLNNPAGHDETWWRTTFSNFKSIRQSWQRHREKLLKQGSNTDREKRLRESVERQCMKADELYDRLSVYASTHAVPREWR, from the coding sequence ATGGTTTTAAAAGTGGAAAAGATTATTCTTGCGGCAATGCTTTCATTGTTTTTTATCCTGCCTGCCAATGCCGGAGATACAGTCCGTCAAGGCAAATCCCGTGTTTACACAAACGAAGACCTTGAGAAGTATAATGATGCCCCTTCAGCTTCAACTCCTGCTGAAAAGCCTGAAACTTATGACTACAGGCAGGGGCCGGATGGTCCCAAAGATGCTGAAAGTGCTCAAAAGAAATTTGTGGTCCCATACTCAGGCGGCGCAAGGAGGATAATTATTCCCGTGACATTCAACCGCCGCGTGACTGCAAATATGCTTCTTGATACCGGCGCTCCGGGAATGCATATATCTTACAGGCTGGCTGAAAGGATTGGACTTGTGGATGACAGGGAGAGCATCCTGTGGGTCATGATCGGCGGCATAGGCGGCACGGTCCCGGCGATATTTACGATCGTTGACAGCATACGGGTCGGAGAGGCGGAAGATAATTTTATTCCAACTTATGTCTCCCCGCAGATATCCAGCGAATTTGACGGCCTCATAGGGATGGATTTCATGGCCAACTATTCCATGAAAGTCGATACCAATAAGAGGGTCGTGATATTTGAAGAAATTCCTGAGAATTTAAATAATCCTGCCGGCCACGACGAGACGTGGTGGAGGACCACATTCAGCAACTTCAAATCAATAAGGCAGTCATGGCAGAGGCACAGGGAGAAACTTTTAAAACAGGGAAGCAATACCGATCGTGAAAAGCGGCTGAGGGAGTCTGTGGAGCGTCAATGCATGAAGGCGGATGAGCTCTATGACAGGCTTTCGGTCTATGCCAGCACGCACGCAGTCCCACGTGAATGGCGTTAG
- a CDS encoding M48 family metallopeptidase, producing MNICLILILIAYLLVVLFGYWLDYLNLSHTKKHGSVVPPEFEGHIDQALLSKTHEYNIEHTKFDFVHSVFNNITFLFFIFVLLDFYNSWIVSLNLPFILTGLIFFLFLTYAETLISMPFDLYGTFKIENRYGFNTMTFKLWMTDTIKSLLISTVLMGLVISAGLLIIQKSPDLWWFWVWCFFLAFGIFMMYISPYVIEPLFHKFTPIENEELESGIRILMQKVGIKVSRVFKMDASKRTKHTNAYFTGIGKVKRIVLYDTLIEKMDRDEILSVLAHEAGHWKKKHLLKGIIASETIAFVTIYISYKILQSDFLLRLFHIQHDSFFAKVVILGFIGSIVSFPFSPVFNYFSRRHENEADAFSYEMTGNNQSMITALVKLSKDNLSNLHPHPLYALFHYSHPPVLERIRRIKELGKS from the coding sequence ATGAACATCTGCCTTATCCTCATTCTCATCGCCTATCTACTCGTGGTCCTCTTCGGCTACTGGCTGGATTATCTGAATCTCTCCCACACGAAGAAGCACGGCTCTGTTGTCCCGCCTGAGTTTGAAGGGCATATAGACCAGGCGCTTTTAAGCAAGACACACGAATATAACATTGAGCATACAAAATTCGATTTTGTCCATTCAGTTTTCAACAATATTACTTTTCTGTTTTTCATATTTGTCTTGCTTGATTTTTATAATTCATGGATCGTCTCGCTCAACCTCCCGTTCATCCTGACTGGATTAATTTTCTTTCTGTTTCTGACTTATGCTGAAACGCTCATCTCGATGCCCTTTGACCTCTACGGCACATTCAAGATCGAGAACAGGTACGGCTTCAACACCATGACGTTTAAATTGTGGATGACCGATACAATAAAATCCCTCCTGATCTCCACGGTCCTGATGGGGCTGGTCATATCAGCGGGGCTTTTAATTATTCAAAAGAGCCCGGATCTCTGGTGGTTTTGGGTCTGGTGTTTCTTTCTTGCCTTCGGCATCTTCATGATGTACATTTCACCCTATGTGATCGAGCCGCTGTTTCACAAGTTCACGCCGATTGAGAACGAAGAGCTTGAAAGCGGTATCCGCATCCTGATGCAGAAGGTTGGAATAAAGGTCAGCAGGGTCTTTAAGATGGACGCATCAAAGAGGACGAAACACACAAACGCGTACTTCACAGGCATCGGAAAGGTAAAGAGGATCGTGCTCTACGATACGCTAATTGAAAAAATGGACAGGGATGAGATCCTCTCGGTCCTCGCGCACGAGGCAGGACACTGGAAGAAGAAGCACCTCCTGAAAGGCATAATAGCTTCCGAGACCATCGCTTTTGTCACAATTTACATATCCTATAAAATCCTTCAGAGCGATTTTCTCCTGAGGCTTTTCCATATTCAGCATGATTCATTTTTTGCGAAAGTCGTTATCCTGGGATTCATCGGCTCGATAGTGTCTTTCCCGTTCAGCCCGGTGTTCAATTACTTCTCAAGGCGGCATGAGAATGAGGCGGATGCTTTTTCTTACGAAATGACCGGGAATAACCAGAGCATGATCACTGCGCTTGTTAAGCTTTCAAAAGACAACCTGTCCAATCTTCACCCGCATCCGTTGTATGCCCTGTTCCACTATTCCCACCCTCCGGTACTGGAGAGGATAAGACGGATAAAGGAACTGGGCAAATCATAA
- a CDS encoding SocA family protein, with protein sequence MIETSTIIEAIYYLLRKLKKADKIKLVKLIYLADKYHLIRYGRTITNDDYYAMEHGPVGATVKDVLSFDSFNIPPKTFKYLSTLIIKDDANHFSVNPDAKTTFDMLSDTDREALDFVIEKFGKMGQWKLRDYTHKYPEWYQYKDLFENKLTRRERIETKELLSTLKNDPLSMPRKHVKESEKILTGNFD encoded by the coding sequence ATGATAGAGACATCCACCATAATTGAAGCAATATACTATCTTCTCAGGAAACTGAAAAAAGCAGATAAAATCAAACTCGTCAAACTAATATACCTCGCTGACAAGTATCATCTCATCCGCTACGGGAGGACTATAACAAATGATGACTATTATGCTATGGAGCATGGTCCCGTGGGAGCCACTGTTAAGGATGTCCTCAGCTTTGATTCATTCAATATTCCTCCAAAAACATTCAAGTATCTCTCAACATTAATTATTAAAGATGATGCTAACCATTTCAGTGTTAATCCTGACGCAAAAACTACTTTCGATATGTTATCGGATACTGACAGAGAGGCCCTGGATTTTGTTATTGAGAAATTCGGCAAGATGGGACAGTGGAAATTGCGGGATTACACTCATAAGTACCCTGAATGGTATCAGTATAAAGACTTGTTTGAAAATAAATTGACGAGAAGAGAACGTATCGAGACCAAAGAGCTTTTATCTACATTAAAAAATGACCCCCTATCAATGCCACGCAAGCACGTCAAAGAGTCAGAAAAAATTCTGACAGGTAACTTTGACTGA
- a CDS encoding M23 family metallopeptidase: MISRAAITVFITLLMHLNAYALTAEARPKEVIPGDVFLLEVRADKSSAADILPGAEFSGRKIDFFRDADKHFMALVPVDVDTKPERYSITIKSGEEEKIIHIKVKPYKFLTKKITLPEEKVILSPEDLKRAGKEAELLKNILSQTTSPEWDGRFKAPIDTKVSETFGVKRIMNGKRTSVHGGLDYKGQTGAPVKAVNAGTVVLRDELFFGGNTLVIDHGMGLFSVYMHLSEFKVAKDEKIAKGQVLGLVGMTGRATGPHLHFGFNLLGVKVNPASLFRLQL; encoded by the coding sequence TTGATTAGCAGGGCAGCGATAACTGTTTTTATCACACTCCTTATGCATCTTAATGCCTATGCCCTAACGGCAGAGGCGCGGCCAAAAGAAGTAATTCCCGGCGATGTCTTCCTTCTTGAAGTGCGGGCAGATAAAAGTTCCGCAGCCGATATACTCCCTGGCGCTGAGTTTTCCGGGAGGAAGATAGATTTCTTCCGGGATGCTGATAAACATTTCATGGCATTAGTCCCCGTTGATGTCGATACAAAACCTGAAAGATATTCTATCACCATCAAATCCGGGGAGGAAGAAAAAATCATCCATATCAAAGTAAAGCCGTATAAATTTTTGACCAAAAAAATCACCCTGCCCGAAGAAAAGGTCATATTAAGCCCGGAGGACCTGAAGCGCGCGGGCAAAGAAGCGGAGCTTCTGAAAAACATTTTGTCTCAGACCACGTCTCCTGAATGGGACGGGCGTTTTAAAGCGCCGATTGATACAAAGGTTTCAGAAACATTCGGGGTCAAGCGCATCATGAACGGAAAAAGGACCAGCGTGCACGGAGGGCTTGACTACAAAGGGCAGACGGGCGCGCCAGTAAAAGCGGTCAATGCCGGGACGGTTGTCTTAAGGGATGAACTCTTCTTCGGAGGAAATACGTTAGTCATAGATCACGGCATGGGGCTTTTCTCAGTGTACATGCATCTTTCAGAATTCAAAGTTGCAAAAGATGAGAAGATAGCAAAAGGGCAAGTGCTTGGCCTTGTCGGCATGACTGGCCGGGCCACGGGACCGCACCTGCATTTTGGTTTTAATCTGCTGGGAGTGAAGGTCAATCCGGCGTCGCTGTTTAGGTTACAATTATAA
- the guaB gene encoding IMP dehydrogenase, giving the protein MLEDNIKIGLTFDDVLLVPAKSDILPGEVDVRARLTKNIKINVPIVSAAMDTVTTAKLAIAIAREGGIGIIHRAMPVNSQAGEVDKVKKSESGMIVDPITMGPEEKISKALAIMEKYRISGVPITKNNKLVGILTNRDLKFETNLQKKASEVMTKKGLITAKEGITLDEAKEILHKHKIEKLPIVKKDSTLIGLITIKDIEKKEKYPNACKDSLGRLRVGAAVGVGRDAITRAAALIKAGADVIAIDTAHGHSRRVIATVKELRDNFPEIEIIAGNVASADATRDLIEAGASAVKVGVGPGSICTTRIVAGAGVPQLTAIKECSKVADAAGIPIIADGGVKFSGDITKAIAAGASSVMIGGLFAGTDESPGELVLFQGRTYKVYRGMGSLGAMEAGSKDRYAQEGVETRKLVPEGVEGRVPYKGVLAASIYQLVGGLRSGMGYCGCKTIEELRTKARFIRITPSGLRESHVHDVIVTKEAPNYTFD; this is encoded by the coding sequence ATGTTAGAGGACAACATAAAAATAGGTCTTACTTTCGATGACGTGCTTCTTGTGCCCGCCAAATCCGATATCCTTCCCGGCGAGGTCGATGTCCGCGCGCGCCTTACAAAGAACATAAAGATCAACGTTCCGATAGTCAGCGCGGCAATGGACACTGTTACAACGGCAAAGCTCGCGATCGCAATTGCAAGAGAGGGCGGGATAGGGATAATTCATCGCGCCATGCCTGTTAACTCGCAGGCGGGGGAAGTCGACAAGGTGAAAAAATCCGAAAGCGGCATGATCGTAGACCCGATTACAATGGGTCCCGAAGAAAAGATTTCCAAGGCCCTTGCCATCATGGAGAAGTACAGGATTTCAGGCGTGCCCATTACAAAAAACAATAAACTTGTCGGGATACTTACAAACAGGGACCTGAAATTTGAGACAAACCTGCAGAAAAAAGCCTCAGAGGTAATGACCAAAAAAGGGCTTATCACCGCCAAGGAAGGCATAACTCTGGACGAGGCAAAAGAGATACTTCATAAGCACAAAATTGAGAAACTCCCGATCGTTAAAAAGGATTCCACGCTTATCGGCCTTATAACCATAAAAGATATTGAGAAGAAGGAGAAGTACCCAAACGCCTGCAAGGACTCTTTAGGCAGATTGCGGGTCGGCGCTGCCGTAGGAGTAGGCAGGGACGCCATCACCCGCGCAGCCGCTTTAATAAAGGCAGGAGCGGACGTGATCGCGATCGATACCGCTCACGGGCATTCAAGAAGGGTCATCGCCACGGTCAAAGAGTTGAGGGACAATTTCCCCGAAATTGAGATCATAGCAGGCAACGTGGCTTCAGCAGACGCGACCAGGGATTTGATCGAAGCAGGCGCAAGCGCTGTAAAGGTCGGGGTGGGCCCCGGCTCTATCTGCACGACGAGGATCGTCGCCGGAGCGGGTGTCCCTCAATTGACCGCGATAAAGGAATGTTCAAAAGTCGCTGACGCAGCGGGCATCCCCATAATTGCTGACGGCGGCGTAAAATTCTCCGGCGATATAACAAAGGCAATTGCGGCTGGAGCGAGTTCAGTGATGATCGGAGGACTTTTCGCTGGCACTGATGAAAGCCCCGGAGAGCTGGTGCTTTTTCAGGGCAGGACATACAAGGTTTACAGGGGCATGGGATCTCTCGGCGCAATGGAGGCAGGCAGTAAGGACAGATACGCGCAGGAAGGCGTTGAGACCAGAAAACTCGTTCCCGAAGGAGTTGAGGGCCGCGTTCCCTATAAAGGCGTGCTTGCAGCCAGCATATACCAGCTTGTGGGCGGACTCAGGTCCGGCATGGGTTATTGCGGATGCAAGACCATTGAAGAACTCCGCACCAAGGCGCGTTTTATCAGGATAACCCCTTCGGGCCTCAGAGAAAGCCATGTCCATGATGTCATCGTCACCAAAGAGGCGCCTAATTACACGTTTGATTAG
- a CDS encoding peptidylprolyl isomerase: protein MKKTFFLTSIFSILIVTLFISQNSYGSALLDRIVAVVNDEVITWSELRNVIALDGKALLEKVPESQKEEAMKELEKEFLSSLIDMKLQVQEARRSGLDVGGPEITNAIDEIKKKYNLSEETLMRSLEAEGLTPEDYKARLGEQILLSKVVHFEVKANIVISDREIEEYYNANKDAFEGKEKFRIRQIFFASARDDSRKTAVGARAYEVMQRINNGEDFSKLASEYSEDPSREFGGDLGYITKGSVLKEVEDMAAALKIGEVSKPFWSPAGLHIIKLEDRIKDEGLDKAKDKIKEILFEKAFDTKYREWKARLKEKAYIEIKL, encoded by the coding sequence ATGAAGAAGACTTTCTTTTTGACATCAATATTCTCAATCTTGATCGTGACTTTATTCATTTCTCAGAACTCTTACGGGTCTGCTTTGCTTGACAGGATTGTCGCTGTCGTTAATGACGAAGTCATAACATGGAGCGAGCTCAGGAACGTTATAGCGCTCGATGGAAAGGCGCTGCTTGAGAAAGTGCCTGAAAGCCAGAAAGAAGAGGCCATGAAGGAGCTTGAGAAGGAGTTCCTGAGCAGTCTAATTGATATGAAATTGCAGGTGCAGGAAGCAAGAAGGAGCGGGCTTGATGTGGGCGGCCCCGAGATAACCAACGCTATCGACGAAATTAAAAAGAAATATAATCTGTCAGAGGAAACCCTCATGAGATCATTAGAGGCAGAGGGTTTGACCCCGGAAGATTACAAGGCGAGACTCGGGGAGCAGATACTTCTATCGAAGGTCGTCCATTTTGAAGTGAAGGCCAATATTGTTATCAGCGACAGGGAGATCGAGGAATATTATAATGCAAACAAAGATGCCTTTGAGGGAAAAGAAAAATTCAGGATCAGGCAGATATTCTTCGCCTCCGCCAGGGACGATTCCCGGAAAACGGCCGTCGGGGCCAGGGCTTATGAGGTGATGCAGAGGATCAACAATGGAGAGGATTTTTCAAAACTGGCGAGTGAATATTCAGAAGACCCGAGCAGGGAGTTCGGGGGGGATTTAGGATATATTACAAAGGGCAGTGTTTTGAAAGAGGTGGAAGATATGGCGGCTGCTTTAAAGATAGGCGAGGTCAGCAAACCTTTCTGGAGTCCGGCGGGCCTTCATATTATCAAGCTTGAGGACAGGATTAAAGATGAAGGACTGGACAAGGCCAAAGATAAGATAAAAGAGATACTCTTTGAGAAAGCCTTTGATACAAAGTACCGTGAATGGAAAGCCCGGCTGAAAGAAAAAGCGTATATTGAGATAAAATTATAA
- a CDS encoding NAD-dependent epimerase/dehydratase family protein, producing the protein MEKQKKALICGAGGFIGSHLVKRLKREGFWVRGVDLKYPEFGETAADDFVIGDLRDYNLCRSIVDTKFNEVYQLAADMGGAGFVFTGTNDADIMHNSATINLNILEACHKRNVKRIFYSSSACMYPEYNQMNPDNPKCSEDSAYPAAPDSEYGWEKLFSERLYLAYQRNHGMEVRIARYHNIFGPEGTWTGGREKSPAALCRKVIVTPDKGEIEIWGDGKQTRSFLYVDECLEGTIRLTRSSFTGPVNIGSEEMVTINQLAEIIMKIAGKKLSIKHVPGPLGVRGRNSDNRFIKKKLGWAPSRPLKNGLKTTYKWIKEQAEKAGMTRQ; encoded by the coding sequence ATGGAAAAACAGAAGAAAGCTCTAATATGCGGCGCAGGGGGATTCATTGGAAGTCATCTTGTGAAAAGACTCAAAAGAGAGGGTTTCTGGGTAAGGGGGGTAGACTTAAAATATCCGGAGTTTGGTGAAACGGCGGCTGATGATTTTGTCATCGGAGACCTGAGAGACTATAATCTCTGCAGAAGCATTGTTGACACAAAATTCAATGAAGTGTACCAGCTTGCAGCAGACATGGGCGGAGCGGGGTTTGTTTTCACGGGCACAAACGACGCAGACATCATGCACAATTCCGCAACAATTAATTTGAACATACTGGAGGCCTGTCACAAAAGGAACGTGAAAAGAATTTTTTACTCATCATCAGCCTGCATGTATCCAGAGTACAATCAAATGAATCCCGACAATCCGAAATGTTCCGAGGATTCCGCATACCCTGCAGCGCCTGACAGCGAATACGGGTGGGAAAAGCTTTTCAGTGAAAGATTATATTTGGCATATCAAAGAAATCACGGGATGGAAGTCCGGATTGCGAGATACCACAACATCTTCGGTCCGGAGGGCACATGGACGGGAGGACGTGAAAAATCTCCCGCAGCCCTTTGCAGAAAAGTGATCGTAACTCCTGACAAAGGAGAGATTGAAATCTGGGGCGACGGCAAACAAACCCGTTCATTCTTATATGTCGATGAATGTCTTGAAGGCACAATAAGATTAACCAGGTCCAGTTTTACAGGTCCCGTAAATATCGGCTCCGAGGAGATGGTTACAATTAATCAGCTGGCAGAGATAATAATGAAGATTGCAGGCAAAAAACTCTCTATAAAGCATGTCCCTGGTCCTCTTGGCGTGAGGGGCAGAAATTCGGACAACCGGTTTATAAAAAAGAAACTCGGCTGGGCGCCTTCGAGACCGTTGAAGAACGGGTTGAAGACAACTTATAAGTGGATCAAGGAACAGGCTGAAAAAGCCGGAATGACCAGGCAGTAA
- a CDS encoding winged helix-turn-helix transcriptional regulator, whose translation MNKPGSSKHDNITLRILNEINSESLVTQRTLSSKLNIALGLVNAYIKRLARKGHIKINKGPMNRVKYALTPKGFAHRVDLTYHYMQSSINYFKDARQRIDSIYGQMIEAGIKNILIWGDGEIAELSYLSLRGLPLNLVGVVDGNKEEKGFFGYHIYSYNDVPKLDYDAILIASFNEKELNRIKTLGIDAWKIYSL comes from the coding sequence ATGAACAAACCCGGCAGCAGCAAGCATGATAATATAACTCTGAGAATTCTTAATGAAATAAACAGCGAGTCCCTCGTCACTCAGCGTACCCTTTCAAGCAAACTCAACATCGCTCTCGGGCTTGTCAACGCATACATTAAAAGACTGGCAAGAAAAGGCCATATAAAAATTAATAAAGGCCCTATGAACCGGGTGAAATATGCGCTGACCCCAAAAGGCTTTGCGCACAGGGTTGATTTGACGTACCACTACATGCAATCCTCCATCAACTATTTCAAAGATGCGCGGCAGCGGATCGACAGTATTTATGGGCAAATGATAGAAGCCGGGATTAAAAACATCCTGATATGGGGTGACGGGGAGATTGCGGAATTATCTTATTTGTCCCTGCGCGGCCTGCCGCTGAACCTTGTTGGCGTGGTTGACGGCAATAAAGAAGAAAAAGGATTTTTCGGTTATCATATTTATTCTTATAATGACGTTCCAAAATTGGATTATGATGCTATACTGATAGCTTCGTTCAATGAGAAAGAGCTGAATAGGATAAAAACTCTCGGTATTGACGCCTGGAAAATTTATTCGTTATAA
- the gmd gene encoding GDP-mannose 4,6-dehydratase — protein sequence MKRALITGITGQDGSYLAEFLLSKDYEVHGLIRRASTFNTKRINHLYVDPHTPSARLFLHYGDLTDAGQLTNLIYNIQPDEIYHLGAQSHVRVSFDMPEYTGDVTALGTIRVLEAVRRSGIKSKFYQASSSEMFGSAPPPQNEKTLFHPRSPYAAAKVYSYWMTVNYREGYNLFACNGILFNHESPRRGETFVTRKITLTLANILAGKQGKLFLGNLDARRDWGFAPEYVECQWLMLQQDEPDDYVIGTAESHSVREFIEHAFNYVGIELEWWGNKLNEKGIVRSSARNTNFNTGDTIIEIDSRYFRPAEVDYLLADASKAGRKLNWQPKVTFKELVKIMVDADMELIGLTPPGKGKDILNAKEISWTKNQIMAR from the coding sequence ATGAAACGCGCTTTAATTACCGGCATTACCGGACAGGACGGCTCATATCTTGCTGAGTTCTTGCTTTCCAAAGATTATGAGGTACATGGTCTTATCCGTCGGGCGAGCACCTTTAACACAAAGAGGATAAATCATTTATATGTTGATCCCCATACCCCGAGCGCAAGGCTGTTCCTTCATTACGGTGATCTTACAGACGCAGGACAACTTACCAACCTTATTTATAATATCCAGCCTGATGAGATTTATCACCTCGGTGCGCAGAGCCACGTCAGAGTAAGTTTTGATATGCCTGAATATACAGGAGATGTAACTGCCCTCGGGACAATACGGGTCCTTGAAGCTGTAAGAAGAAGTGGAATAAAATCTAAATTCTATCAGGCTTCTTCATCAGAGATGTTTGGCTCCGCTCCGCCGCCACAAAATGAAAAGACGTTGTTTCATCCAAGAAGCCCTTATGCCGCCGCAAAAGTATATTCGTATTGGATGACGGTGAATTACAGGGAAGGATATAATCTGTTTGCATGCAATGGCATTCTCTTTAACCATGAATCACCGCGTAGAGGTGAGACGTTTGTAACCCGGAAAATTACATTAACATTGGCAAATATTCTCGCGGGAAAACAGGGAAAGCTCTTTTTAGGGAATTTGGATGCGCGGAGAGACTGGGGTTTTGCCCCGGAATATGTAGAGTGCCAGTGGCTGATGCTTCAACAGGACGAACCTGACGATTATGTAATCGGAACCGCTGAAAGCCATTCCGTCAGGGAATTTATTGAACACGCTTTTAATTATGTCGGCATAGAACTTGAGTGGTGGGGCAATAAATTAAATGAAAAAGGGATCGTCCGTTCATCTGCAAGAAATACAAATTTCAATACCGGAGATACGATAATTGAAATTGACAGCCGTTATTTCCGCCCGGCAGAAGTGGATTATCTGCTTGCTGACGCCTCAAAAGCCGGGAGAAAACTTAACTGGCAGCCGAAGGTCACATTTAAGGAGCTTGTGAAAATAATGGTGGACGCAGATATGGAGCTGATCGGGCTTACCCCCCCAGGTAAAGGTAAGGACATTTTGAACGCAAAAGAAATATCCTGGACTAAAAATCAAATAATGGCACGGTGA